The genomic DNA GCGTACAATTGGTATTGGCCGTACGGTTCATAAACCGAAACTTCGCCTCGTACGAGCACCTTCATTCCGTCTTCCGGCCGGAAACGGAGCGAACGATTTTGACTGGAGAACATGACCGACTGGATTCTTGACTGGTTGTCTTTCAAGGTGAAGTACATATGGCCGCGGCTGTGGTGTTTAAAGTTCGAGAGTTCGCCGCGCACCCATACGTTTCGGTATTTCGGCTCTTTCTCAAACAATCGTTTGATCGAACGAGTTAAGGCGGTAACCGTCATATAACGGTCGGCATCGTTCATGGAAACATTCTCCTTTGAATGACAAGTTCAATCGTTGGCGACTTATTTTTCAACGTCGCGGGCAATCTTTGACAAAACACCGTTCACAAAACGTCCCGACTGTTCGCCTCCGAACGTTTTCGCCAACTCGACGGCCTCGTTTAACGTTACGTTCCGCGGTATGTCACCAAGAAATTTGAGTTCGAACACGGCCATGCGCAAAATGCAGCGATCGACGTTTCCGACTCTTGACAAATTCCAATGCTCCAAGTTCGCGACGATGACTGGATCGATGGCAGCCTGATGGTCCAACGTACCTTCCACGAGCTTATTTAAAAATTCGTCTTGCTGTCCCTCTTCGAGCACATTTTCAAT from Bacillales bacterium includes the following:
- the nusB gene encoding transcription antitermination factor NusB, whose amino-acid sequence is MNRRMAREKAVQALFQVEIGGAEAAEAIENVLEEGQQDEFLNKLVEGTLDHQAAIDPVIVANLEHWNLSRVGNVDRCILRMAVFELKFLGDIPRNVTLNEAVELAKTFGGEQSGRFVNGVLSKIARDVEK